In one Thermococcus sp. 2319x1 genomic region, the following are encoded:
- the heR gene encoding heliorhodopsin HeR: protein MDDKFRSLKRLNMIAGVFHLIQGVLILLLSSDFAVTVTRNYLKFDEATRNLLTVTENLFEVKLVYLIALFPFLTALAHLAVSTVLFDSYRRNLSKGINPYRWAEYSVTSSIMVVIIALLVGISDIGALILIFSINAAMIFFGYLMELLNQYTEKVNWSPFIFGSFTGIMPWVVIFMTILRSNPPGFVIWIFVSIAVFFNLFPLNMVLQYKKWGKWADYLHGEKVYIILSLVSKTILVWQVYAGTLQP from the coding sequence ATGGATGACAAGTTTAGGTCGCTGAAAAGGCTCAACATGATAGCGGGAGTGTTTCACCTGATACAGGGTGTTCTCATACTCCTGCTTTCCAGCGATTTCGCCGTTACCGTAACCCGAAACTACCTTAAGTTTGACGAGGCCACTAGGAACCTCCTAACGGTAACGGAGAACCTCTTTGAGGTCAAGCTGGTGTATCTCATAGCCCTCTTCCCGTTCCTAACGGCTTTGGCCCATCTCGCGGTTTCAACGGTGCTCTTTGATTCCTACAGGAGGAACCTCTCGAAGGGCATCAACCCCTACCGCTGGGCCGAGTACTCGGTGACCTCCTCAATCATGGTGGTCATCATAGCCCTCCTCGTCGGCATCTCGGACATAGGAGCTTTGATTCTCATCTTCTCAATCAACGCGGCCATGATATTCTTCGGCTACCTCATGGAGCTCCTCAACCAGTACACCGAGAAGGTTAACTGGAGTCCCTTCATCTTCGGTTCCTTCACGGGGATAATGCCGTGGGTAGTGATATTCATGACAATTCTCCGCTCAAACCCGCCGGGCTTCGTGATATGGATATTCGTCAGCATAGCGGTGTTCTTCAACCTCTTCCCGCTCAACATGGTACTCCAGTACAAGAAGTGGGGCAAATGGGCGGACTATCTCCACGGCGAGAAGGTATACATAATACTGAGCCTCGTCTCGAAGACCATACTCGTGTGGCAGGTCTACGCTGGAACTCTCCAGCCTTGA